In one window of Tenacibaculum mesophilum DNA:
- a CDS encoding SAM-dependent methyltransferase → MNLKKELLHITSKFFDETSNYSSSLKDYKQLLFRISNEAINHEEHQNNVQLENGVAIGTLWAANCLDDLERTLKFIKGIDIAIQEKIYQKDSLHILYAGTGPFASLILPFILKYADLNITYSLLEINPLSFETLKSTIKKLDLENHNINFINQDATKYKFPKNFSPDIILSETMQRALDSEQQVSVFYNLMKQSNSNTVFIPEKITLAIGTSSHKNDEPNIQQKYYREHHKVFEVSKKALNSSEWLFEKNSNNLNFIEKRTVLREKELSTASEIVVMTEITIYKNEKLMINESGLTVPKYIQDVSNNEKGFLTIKSRYIIGSNPKLELKII, encoded by the coding sequence ATGAATTTAAAAAAAGAGTTACTACATATTACTTCTAAATTCTTTGATGAAACATCTAATTATTCTTCTTCTTTAAAAGATTATAAACAATTACTCTTTAGAATTTCAAATGAAGCTATAAATCATGAAGAGCATCAAAATAATGTTCAACTTGAAAATGGTGTAGCAATAGGTACTTTATGGGCAGCTAATTGCCTTGATGATTTAGAAAGAACTCTAAAATTTATCAAAGGAATTGATATTGCTATTCAAGAGAAAATCTATCAAAAAGACTCATTACATATACTTTATGCTGGTACTGGTCCTTTTGCTTCGCTTATACTTCCTTTTATATTAAAGTATGCTGATTTGAATATAACATACTCACTTTTAGAGATAAACCCTCTGAGTTTTGAAACTTTAAAAAGTACAATTAAAAAACTAGATTTAGAAAACCATAATATCAACTTTATAAATCAAGACGCTACAAAATATAAATTCCCTAAAAACTTTTCTCCAGATATTATTTTAAGTGAGACGATGCAACGTGCGTTGGATAGTGAGCAACAAGTTTCTGTTTTTTATAATTTAATGAAGCAGTCTAATTCAAATACTGTTTTTATTCCTGAGAAAATTACATTAGCTATTGGTACTAGCTCACACAAAAACGATGAACCTAACATTCAACAAAAATATTATCGTGAACATCATAAGGTTTTTGAAGTTAGTAAAAAAGCACTGAATTCGAGTGAGTGGTTGTTTGAAAAAAATTCAAACAATTTAAATTTTATTGAAAAACGTACAGTTTTAAGAGAGAAAGAACTTTCTACAGCTAGTGAAATTGTGGTGATGACAGAAATTACAATTTATAAAAATGAGAAGCTTATGATAAATGAAAGTGGCTTAACTGTTCCTAAGTACATTCAGGATGTTTCCAACAACGAAAAAGGATTCTTAACTATCAAGTCTAGATATATAATTGGCTCTAATCCTAAACTTGAGTTAAAAATTATTTAA
- a CDS encoding zinc-ribbon domain-containing protein, with protein sequence MVIFGWREAKISIQPVNNHSCSYCNTPERLFIQVNRLYVHVFWIPVIPLYKKTYSICGHCKLEMSKSQMPPDLQRKAKEYKQTSKTPWWMFSGLIIVTFLMLFIFSSALLIHK encoded by the coding sequence ATGGTCATTTTTGGATGGCGAGAAGCCAAAATAAGTATACAGCCAGTAAACAATCATAGTTGTAGTTATTGCAATACACCAGAACGTTTATTTATTCAAGTAAATAGATTGTATGTACATGTATTTTGGATTCCTGTTATTCCTTTATACAAAAAAACATATAGTATTTGTGGTCATTGTAAACTGGAAATGAGCAAAAGCCAAATGCCACCAGACTTACAACGAAAGGCGAAAGAATATAAGCAAACAAGTAAAACTCCTTGGTGGATGTTTTCGGGGCTTATCATCGTAACTTTTTTAATGCTGTTTATATTTTCTTCAGCACTTTTAATACATAAATAA
- a CDS encoding response regulator: MMTYNIILVDDHKMFLDGLVNIFKNEDVYNILLTANNGENVIKYIKTNPNQHIDIVISDISMPDIDGITLNDYIKKERSDIKTLIVSMHTDAGMIDTLIKNNVDGYLSKNATQSELLKAVQTILGGEKYFSQSVREAYMENVFNKKKETSIMLTAREKDVLKLIAEEYTTQEIADKLFLSKHTIESYRKNLISKLNVKNLAGLTKYAIKLGLVE; the protein is encoded by the coding sequence ATGATGACTTACAATATTATTTTAGTTGACGACCATAAAATGTTTTTAGATGGGTTGGTAAATATTTTTAAAAATGAAGATGTGTACAATATCTTGCTTACAGCAAATAATGGTGAAAATGTAATAAAGTACATAAAAACAAATCCGAATCAACATATAGATATTGTTATTAGTGATATTTCTATGCCAGATATAGATGGTATTACGTTAAACGATTATATAAAAAAAGAACGCTCGGATATTAAAACATTAATTGTTAGTATGCATACAGATGCAGGAATGATAGATACATTAATTAAAAATAATGTAGACGGATATTTATCTAAAAATGCAACTCAATCTGAACTATTAAAAGCAGTACAAACTATTCTTGGTGGTGAAAAATACTTCTCACAATCTGTACGAGAAGCTTACATGGAAAATGTTTTTAATAAAAAAAAGGAAACGTCAATAATGTTAACAGCTAGAGAGAAAGATGTACTTAAATTAATTGCAGAAGAATATACTACACAAGAAATTGCAGATAAACTCTTTTTAAGTAAGCATACTATTGAGAGTTATAGAAAAAACTTAATATCTAAGCTTAACGTAAAAAACCTTGCAGGATTAACAAAATACGCAATAAAACTGGGCTTAGTAGAGTAG
- a CDS encoding sensor histidine kinase — protein MRTGNLKKEMRLLFAKQVIITVLLFFALEGMSQSVGVQGFKAFGVNPTIPNDSLFSKINKAKDFKAKYDATFDLIEFHREKGNLDSIIYYGNKLYTETTKNKLIDKENHLSKVSSIVAEGKLEKGLFDEALKWYFKGIEHSNNKPDDELFVKNRIGLGAVKYVRGKEEEGKAIIEECIENAPNEKLKHDAFYELGFIYYTQREYEKAKENYNKARLHYVAEGFVKEALETDLWLGKVLKEEGKITEALDVCYYVFNESLSKGFFTLYAKTGNTLGILYLKEKDYENAKKILSTVYINSIQWANLEIERRAILGLQNAYASTGDYKNAHALMTQLNRVNNEILVSQNKQQVNELEVQYKTLEQKQEIERQKTMKAYILIAFLLVLIPVLALLYVYYQKLQTQSKLNKTLEEVNQQKITTLLKDQELKLVKASLEGQNNERKRIARELHDSIGGNLATIKLQLSNKSKLEEESIIKQVDETYNQVRELSHNLMPKKFKDSAFTTIITEYINNVKALSKEQITLQIHPTEEVDKINENLKVELYKIIQELLTNALKHAKATQIDIQLSLFNNTIQLLFEDDGVGFDQEKVKYGLGFQNLKDRLKTVKGNILINSFPSRGTVIDINVPLN, from the coding sequence ATGAGAACAGGTAACTTAAAAAAAGAAATGAGGTTGTTATTTGCAAAACAAGTTATAATCACAGTTCTTTTGTTTTTTGCTTTAGAAGGAATGTCGCAGTCGGTGGGAGTACAAGGATTTAAGGCTTTTGGTGTAAACCCCACAATACCTAATGATTCTCTTTTTTCAAAAATAAATAAGGCAAAAGACTTCAAAGCTAAATATGATGCGACATTTGATCTTATAGAGTTTCATCGAGAAAAAGGAAATTTAGATTCCATTATATACTATGGAAATAAACTGTATACGGAAACAACTAAGAATAAATTGATAGATAAAGAAAATCATTTATCAAAGGTTTCTAGTATAGTGGCTGAAGGAAAGTTAGAAAAGGGACTTTTTGATGAAGCTTTGAAATGGTATTTTAAAGGAATAGAGCACTCAAATAATAAACCGGACGATGAATTATTTGTTAAAAATAGAATAGGATTAGGAGCTGTAAAGTATGTTAGAGGAAAAGAAGAGGAAGGAAAGGCAATTATAGAAGAATGCATTGAAAATGCTCCAAACGAAAAATTAAAACACGATGCTTTTTATGAACTAGGGTTTATTTATTATACTCAAAGAGAGTATGAGAAAGCAAAAGAAAATTATAATAAAGCTAGATTACACTACGTGGCCGAGGGGTTTGTTAAAGAAGCTTTAGAAACTGATTTGTGGCTAGGAAAAGTATTGAAAGAAGAAGGTAAAATAACAGAAGCTCTAGATGTTTGTTATTATGTTTTTAATGAGTCGTTATCTAAAGGTTTTTTTACATTGTATGCCAAGACAGGAAATACATTAGGCATTCTTTATTTAAAAGAAAAAGACTATGAAAATGCTAAAAAAATACTATCTACAGTATATATAAACTCCATACAATGGGCAAATTTAGAGATAGAAAGAAGAGCTATTTTAGGACTTCAAAACGCCTATGCTTCAACAGGAGATTATAAAAATGCACATGCTTTAATGACGCAATTAAATCGTGTTAATAATGAAATTTTAGTAAGTCAAAATAAACAGCAAGTAAATGAGCTTGAAGTACAGTATAAAACACTGGAGCAAAAGCAAGAGATTGAGCGACAAAAAACAATGAAAGCATACATACTAATAGCCTTTCTTCTTGTATTAATACCTGTACTTGCTTTATTATATGTGTACTATCAAAAGCTTCAAACACAAAGTAAACTTAATAAGACTTTAGAAGAAGTAAACCAACAAAAAATAACTACGTTACTTAAAGACCAAGAATTAAAGTTAGTAAAAGCATCATTAGAAGGGCAGAATAATGAAAGAAAACGTATTGCCAGAGAGCTACACGATAGTATTGGAGGAAATTTAGCAACCATAAAGTTACAACTATCAAACAAGAGTAAATTAGAGGAAGAAAGCATAATTAAACAAGTAGATGAAACCTATAATCAGGTAAGAGAGTTATCTCATAATTTAATGCCTAAAAAGTTTAAAGATTCTGCTTTTACAACAATAATAACAGAATATATAAATAATGTAAAAGCGCTATCTAAAGAACAAATAACGTTACAAATCCATCCAACGGAAGAGGTAGATAAAATAAATGAGAATTTAAAAGTAGAGCTTTATAAAATAATTCAAGAATTATTAACCAATGCATTAAAACATGCGAAGGCAACACAAATAGATATTCAGCTTTCTCTGTTTAATAACACGATACAACTACTTTTTGAAGATGATGGTGTTGGATTTGATCAAGAAAAAGTAAAATACGGATTAGGATTTCAAAATTTAAAAGACAGATTAAAAACAGTTAAGGGAAATATTTTAATTAACTCTTTTCCAAGTAGAGGAACAGTGATAGATATTAATGTACCTTTAAATTAA
- a CDS encoding thioredoxin domain-containing protein, with protein sequence MSKSIFYHAGCPVCVSAEQDIINLIGSDNVEVVHFGEDKSRILEAENAGVKSVPALVTPTGNVLHINFGASMDEVKG encoded by the coding sequence ATGAGTAAATCTATTTTTTATCACGCAGGTTGCCCTGTTTGTGTAAGCGCAGAACAAGACATTATTAACTTAATTGGTTCTGATAATGTTGAAGTAGTTCATTTTGGAGAAGACAAAAGTCGAATTTTAGAAGCAGAAAATGCTGGTGTAAAATCTGTCCCTGCTTTGGTAACTCCTACTGGTAATGTTCTCCATATTAATTTTGGAGCATCAATGGACGAAGTAAAAGGATAA
- a CDS encoding DUF2024 family protein, giving the protein MKAAVWDTYVTKKDNTIMHFDIIVPSSNKDTNIIFNYGKEYLKTKGLENLELSSKECVFCHIEILKPEWEDAIHKKGYFIYEMENCN; this is encoded by the coding sequence ATGAAAGCAGCTGTTTGGGATACCTACGTAACTAAAAAAGATAATACAATAATGCATTTTGATATTATTGTGCCTTCTAGCAATAAAGACACTAACATAATTTTCAACTATGGTAAGGAATATTTAAAAACTAAAGGATTAGAAAACCTTGAACTATCTTCAAAAGAATGTGTATTTTGCCATATTGAAATACTCAAACCCGAATGGGAAGATGCTATACATAAAAAAGGGTATTTTATATACGAAATGGAAAACTGTAATTAA
- a CDS encoding MarR family winged helix-turn-helix transcriptional regulator, translated as MKSPFDLNQQNTKIESKIVVALERISEAFRVLLWSESKENSLSPIQIQILIFLLFHSEEKCKVSYLAEEFNMTKATVSDSIRVLLKKELVQKFHNPNDTRSYIIGLTEQGKQIAEKSANFTFNIEKPLSSLPEDQKKDILTGLLKVIYQLNQAGVITIQRMCYTCSFYQHENNEHFCKLLQSKLASKELRIDCPEHEFKS; from the coding sequence ATGAAATCTCCTTTTGACTTAAACCAGCAAAACACTAAAATTGAAAGTAAAATAGTTGTAGCTTTAGAACGAATTTCTGAAGCTTTTAGAGTACTTCTTTGGAGCGAAAGCAAGGAGAATTCTTTAAGCCCTATCCAAATTCAAATCCTAATTTTTTTACTATTTCACTCTGAAGAAAAATGTAAAGTGAGTTATTTAGCTGAAGAGTTTAACATGACTAAAGCTACTGTTAGTGATAGTATTAGGGTTTTATTAAAAAAAGAATTAGTTCAAAAGTTTCATAACCCCAACGATACTAGAAGTTATATTATTGGTCTAACTGAACAAGGAAAACAAATAGCTGAGAAATCAGCTAACTTCACTTTCAATATTGAAAAACCTTTGAGTTCATTACCTGAAGATCAAAAAAAAGACATACTAACAGGACTCTTAAAAGTAATATACCAGCTAAATCAAGCAGGAGTTATAACTATTCAAAGAATGTGCTATACTTGCTCTTTTTACCAACATGAAAATAATGAGCATTTTTGTAAACTTTTACAATCTAAACTAGCCTCTAAAGAGTTAAGAATTGATTGTCCTGAACATGAATTTAAGAGTTAA